Proteins encoded in a region of the Spiroplasma endosymbiont of Amphimallon solstitiale genome:
- the rsmH gene encoding 16S rRNA (cytosine(1402)-N(4))-methyltransferase RsmH produces the protein MNNINARHISVMLTEAIDFLNIKPNGIYVDCTLGRAGHSKVILSKLTSGKLYAFDQDQMAIDNSKIILKDFKDKYEIIKSNFANIQSELLKRNITKVDGILYDLGISSPQVDEDIRGFSYMKDAKLDMRMDQSQKLNAWDIVNNYNYEQLKTIIKNYGEEVFASSIAKNIIKTRTFQPIDTTLQLVTIIKKSLPVRVLNKHHHPAKKTFQALRIAVNNELETLKSSLKQSLKLLNSNGRIVVISFHSLEDRIVKQTFNEVLIDPQAQLYAKLPVHNNWKTKYQLIIKKPITPKPDEINKNPRARSAKLRVITYIDS, from the coding sequence ATGAATAATATCAATGCAAGACACATTTCTGTAATGTTAACAGAAGCAATTGATTTCTTAAATATTAAACCTAATGGTATTTATGTCGATTGTACATTAGGACGAGCAGGTCATAGTAAAGTTATACTATCAAAACTTACCTCTGGCAAACTATATGCTTTTGATCAAGATCAAATGGCCATTGATAATAGTAAAATTATTTTAAAAGATTTTAAAGATAAATATGAAATAATTAAAAGTAATTTTGCTAATATTCAATCTGAGCTTTTAAAAAGAAATATTACTAAAGTTGATGGTATATTATATGATTTAGGTATATCATCACCACAAGTTGATGAAGATATTAGAGGATTTAGTTATATGAAAGATGCTAAGTTAGATATGCGTATGGATCAAAGTCAAAAATTAAATGCGTGAGATATTGTTAATAATTATAATTATGAGCAATTAAAAACAATTATTAAAAATTATGGTGAAGAAGTATTTGCTAGTAGTATTGCTAAAAATATTATTAAAACAAGAACTTTTCAACCAATTGATACCACTTTACAATTGGTTACGATTATTAAAAAATCATTACCAGTAAGAGTATTAAATAAGCATCATCATCCTGCCAAAAAGACTTTTCAAGCATTAAGAATTGCTGTTAATAACGAGTTAGAAACATTAAAATCTTCTTTAAAACAATCTTTGAAATTATTAAATTCTAATGGTAGAATTGTTGTTATTAGTTTTCATTCTTTAGAAGATCGTATTGTTAAACAAACTTTTAATGAAGTTTTAATTGATCCACAAGCACAATTATATGCTAAATTACCAGTTCACAATAATTGAAAAACAAAATATCAGTTAATAATTAAAAAACCAATTACACCAAAGCCTGATGAAATAAATAAAAATCCAAGAGCACGAAGTGCAAAACTAAGAGTTATTACTTATATTGATTCGTAA